The following are encoded together in the Streptomyces asoensis genome:
- the groL gene encoding chaperonin GroEL (60 kDa chaperone family; promotes refolding of misfolded polypeptides especially under stressful conditions; forms two stacked rings of heptamers to form a barrel-shaped 14mer; ends can be capped by GroES; misfolded proteins enter the barrel where they are refolded when GroES binds), producing the protein MAKIIAFDEEARRGLERGMNQLADAVKVTLGPKGRNVVLEKKWGAPTITNDGVSIAKEIELEDPYEKIGAELVKEVAKKTDDVAGDGTTTATVLAQALVKEGLRNVAAGANPMALKRGIEKAVEAVSGALLEQAKDVETKEQIASTASISAADTQIGELIAEAMDKVGKEGVITVEESQTFGLELELTEGMRFDKGYISAYFATDMERMEAVLDDPYILIANSKIANVKDLLPLLEKVMQGGKPLLIIAEDVEGEALSTLVVNKIRGTFKSVAVKAPGFGDRRKAMLNDIAILTGGEVISEEVGLKLENTTLDLLGKARKVVITKDETTIVDGAGSSDQVAGRVNQIRAEIENSDSDYDREKLQERLAKLAGGVAVIKAGAATEVELKERKHRIEDAVRNAKAAVEEGIVAGGGVALIQASAVFEKLELEGDEATGANAVRIALEAPLKQIAVNGGLEGGVVVEKVRNLQVGHGLNAATGEYVDMIAEGIIDPAKVTRSALQNAASIAALFLTTEAVIADKPEKAAAPAGGGMPGGDMDF; encoded by the coding sequence ATGGCCAAGATCATCGCGTTCGACGAGGAGGCACGGCGCGGCCTCGAGCGCGGCATGAACCAGCTCGCGGACGCCGTGAAGGTGACGCTCGGTCCCAAGGGCCGCAACGTCGTCCTCGAGAAGAAGTGGGGCGCCCCCACGATCACCAACGATGGTGTCTCCATCGCCAAGGAGATCGAGCTCGAGGACCCGTACGAGAAGATCGGCGCCGAGCTGGTCAAGGAAGTCGCCAAGAAGACGGACGACGTCGCCGGTGACGGTACGACCACCGCGACCGTCCTCGCCCAGGCCCTGGTCAAGGAAGGCCTGCGCAACGTAGCCGCCGGCGCCAACCCGATGGCCCTCAAGCGCGGTATCGAGAAGGCCGTCGAGGCCGTCTCCGGTGCCCTGCTCGAGCAGGCCAAGGATGTCGAGACCAAGGAGCAGATCGCCTCCACGGCCTCCATCTCCGCCGCCGACACGCAGATCGGCGAGCTCATCGCCGAGGCGATGGACAAGGTCGGCAAGGAAGGCGTCATCACCGTCGAGGAGTCCCAGACCTTCGGTCTGGAGCTGGAACTCACCGAGGGCATGCGCTTCGACAAGGGCTACATCTCGGCGTACTTCGCCACCGACATGGAGCGTATGGAGGCCGTCCTCGACGACCCGTACATCCTGATCGCGAACTCCAAGATCGCCAACGTCAAGGACCTGCTCCCGCTCCTCGAGAAGGTCATGCAGGGCGGCAAGCCGCTGCTGATCATCGCCGAGGACGTCGAGGGCGAGGCCCTGTCCACGCTGGTCGTCAACAAGATCCGCGGCACCTTCAAGTCCGTCGCGGTCAAGGCCCCGGGCTTCGGCGACCGCCGCAAGGCGATGCTGAACGACATCGCCATCCTCACCGGTGGCGAGGTCATCTCCGAGGAGGTCGGTCTCAAGCTCGAGAACACGACCCTCGACCTGCTCGGCAAGGCCCGCAAGGTCGTCATCACCAAGGACGAGACGACCATCGTCGACGGTGCCGGCTCCTCGGACCAGGTCGCCGGCCGGGTCAACCAGATCCGCGCCGAGATCGAGAACAGCGACTCGGACTACGACCGCGAGAAGCTCCAGGAGCGCCTGGCGAAGCTCGCCGGCGGTGTCGCGGTCATCAAGGCCGGTGCCGCCACCGAGGTCGAGCTCAAGGAGCGCAAGCACCGCATCGAGGACGCCGTCCGCAACGCGAAGGCCGCCGTCGAGGAGGGCATCGTCGCCGGTGGTGGCGTCGCACTCATCCAGGCGTCCGCCGTCTTCGAGAAGCTGGAGCTCGAGGGTGACGAGGCGACCGGCGCCAACGCCGTGCGCATCGCGCTCGAGGCCCCGCTGAAGCAGATCGCCGTCAACGGTGGTCTCGAGGGTGGCGTCGTCGTGGAGAAGGTCCGCAACCTCCAGGTCGGCCACGGCCTGAACGCCGCGACCGGCGAGTACGTCGACATGATCGCCGAGGGCATCATCGACCCGGCGAAGGTGACGCGTTCCGCCCTGCAGAACGCCGCGTCCATCGCCGCGCTGTTCCTGACCACCGAGGCCGTCATCGCCGACAAGCCGGAGAAGGCCGCCGCGCCCGCCGGCGGCGGCATGCCGGGCGGTGACATGGACTTCTGA
- a CDS encoding cold-shock protein — translation MAQGTVKWFNAEKGYGFIAVDGGADVFVHYSAIQMDGYRTLEEGQRVDFEISQGQKGPQADMVRLATG, via the coding sequence ATGGCTCAGGGCACCGTCAAGTGGTTCAACGCGGAGAAGGGGTACGGCTTCATCGCGGTCGACGGTGGTGCGGATGTTTTCGTCCACTACAGCGCGATTCAGATGGACGGCTACCGCACCCTGGAAGAGGGTCAGCGGGTCGATTTCGAGATCTCGCAGGGCCAGAAGGGGCCGCAGGCGGACATGGTCCGTCTCGCGACCGGCTGA
- a CDS encoding MoaD/ThiS family protein, with translation MSVTVRIPTILRTYTGGVAEVKAEGATLGEVISDLEKNHTGIGARVLDDQGKLRRFVNVYVNDDDVRFEQGLETATPDGAGVSIIPAVAGG, from the coding sequence ATGAGCGTCACCGTCCGCATCCCCACCATCCTCCGCACCTACACGGGCGGCGTCGCCGAGGTGAAGGCCGAGGGGGCCACCCTCGGCGAGGTCATCTCGGACCTGGAGAAGAACCACACCGGCATCGGCGCCCGGGTCCTGGACGACCAGGGCAAGCTGCGGCGGTTCGTCAACGTGTACGTGAACGACGACGACGTCCGCTTCGAGCAGGGTCTGGAGACGGCGACGCCCGACGGCGCGGGCGTCTCGATCATCCCGGCGGTCGCCGGAGGCTGA
- the thrC gene encoding threonine synthase: protein MAAQTVASTTDSTTIPAADLGPATALSCRECGHRVPLGPVFACEECFGPLEIAYDFSSYDPEELRKRIEAGPANIWRYAPLLPVPADVADKPNINPGWTKLVRADNLARELGVDAGKLFVKDDSGNPTHSFKDRVVAQAIEAARAFGFTTLSCSSTGNLAGAVGAAAARAGFRSCVFIPHDLEQGKVVMAAIYGGELVGIEGNYDDVNRFCSELIGDPAGEGWGFVNVNLRPYYAEGSKTLAYEICEQLGWRLPDQLVVPIASGSQLTKIDKGLQELIKLGLVEDKPYKIFGAQAEGCSPVSAAYKAGHDVVRPQKPNTIAKSLAIGNPADGPYVLDIARRTGGAVEDVNDEQVVDAIRLLARTEGIFAETAGGVTVGVTRKLIENGLLDPALTTVVLNTGDGLKTLDAVADSGLTATIRPTLESFRDAGLG, encoded by the coding sequence ATGGCTGCGCAGACTGTTGCAAGCACCACCGACTCTACGACGATCCCTGCTGCCGACCTCGGTCCGGCCACCGCGCTGAGCTGCCGCGAGTGCGGTCACCGGGTGCCCCTCGGTCCGGTCTTCGCCTGCGAGGAGTGTTTCGGCCCGCTCGAGATCGCGTACGACTTCTCCTCCTACGACCCGGAGGAGCTCCGCAAGCGCATCGAGGCGGGACCCGCGAACATCTGGCGCTACGCGCCGCTGCTGCCCGTCCCGGCGGACGTGGCCGACAAGCCCAACATCAACCCCGGCTGGACCAAGCTGGTGCGGGCCGACAACCTCGCCCGCGAACTGGGCGTCGACGCCGGCAAGCTGTTCGTGAAGGACGACTCCGGCAACCCGACGCACTCCTTCAAGGACCGCGTCGTGGCCCAGGCCATCGAGGCCGCCCGCGCCTTCGGCTTCACCACCTTGTCCTGCTCCTCCACGGGCAACCTGGCCGGCGCCGTGGGCGCGGCCGCCGCCCGGGCCGGTTTCCGGTCCTGCGTGTTCATCCCGCACGACCTGGAGCAGGGCAAGGTCGTCATGGCCGCGATCTACGGCGGCGAGCTCGTCGGCATCGAGGGCAACTACGACGACGTCAACCGCTTCTGCTCGGAACTCATCGGCGACCCGGCGGGCGAGGGCTGGGGCTTCGTCAACGTCAACCTGCGGCCGTACTACGCCGAGGGCTCCAAGACCCTGGCCTACGAGATCTGCGAGCAGCTCGGCTGGCGGCTGCCCGACCAGCTGGTGGTGCCGATCGCCTCCGGCTCGCAGCTCACGAAGATCGACAAGGGGCTCCAGGAGCTGATCAAGCTGGGCCTGGTCGAGGACAAGCCGTACAAGATCTTCGGTGCGCAGGCCGAGGGCTGCTCCCCGGTGTCCGCCGCCTACAAGGCCGGCCACGACGTGGTGCGCCCGCAGAAGCCGAACACGATCGCCAAGTCGCTCGCCATCGGCAATCCCGCGGACGGTCCGTACGTCCTGGACATCGCCCGCCGCACGGGCGGCGCCGTGGAGGACGTGAACGACGAGCAGGTGGTCGACGCGATCAGGCTGCTGGCCCGGACCGAGGGCATCTTCGCCGAGACCGCCGGGGGTGTGACGGTGGGGGTGACGCGCAAGCTGATCGAGAACGGACTCCTCGACCCGGCGCTCACCACCGTCGTGCTGAACACCGGCGACGGCCTGAAGACGCTGGACGCGGTGGCCGACAGCGGCCTGACGGCGACCATCCGCCCGACCCTGGAGTCGTTCCGGGACGCGGGTCTCGGCTGA
- a CDS encoding glucosyl-3-phosphoglycerate synthase, protein MLPETERWLTTRSWSLTDRPLHRILAAKRATNQTVSVVLPALNEEETVGDIVAVIRHDLMHQVPLVDEIVVVDSGSTDRTSQVAAAAGARVVHRDDILPRIPAVPGKGEVLWRSLLVTTGDIVCFVDADLREFSSDFVSGIVGPLLTDPGVDLVKAMYDRPLGTESALPGGGRRAGQGGRVTELMARPLLNMHWPQLAGFVQPLGGEYAARRTLLEQLPFPVGYGVELGMLVDALHLVGLDALAQVDVGVRKHRHQDGQALGRMAAAIYRTAQLRLARGHLIRPSLTQFERSGDGFEPRTYSVDTEERPPMAEIAEYATRKVA, encoded by the coding sequence GTGCTGCCGGAAACCGAGCGCTGGCTCACCACCCGCTCCTGGTCCCTGACCGACCGTCCCCTGCACCGGATCCTGGCCGCCAAGCGCGCCACGAACCAGACGGTGTCCGTCGTCCTGCCCGCGCTGAACGAGGAGGAGACGGTCGGTGACATCGTCGCGGTCATCCGGCACGACCTCATGCACCAGGTCCCCCTAGTCGACGAGATCGTCGTCGTCGACTCCGGCTCCACCGACCGCACGTCCCAGGTGGCCGCGGCGGCCGGCGCGCGGGTCGTCCACCGCGACGACATCCTGCCGCGCATACCGGCCGTGCCCGGCAAGGGCGAGGTCCTGTGGCGCTCGCTGCTGGTCACCACCGGGGACATCGTCTGTTTCGTCGACGCCGACCTGCGGGAGTTCTCCTCCGACTTCGTGTCGGGGATCGTCGGCCCGCTGCTCACCGATCCCGGGGTGGACCTGGTCAAGGCCATGTACGACCGGCCGCTGGGCACCGAGTCGGCCCTCCCCGGCGGCGGCAGGCGGGCCGGCCAGGGCGGACGGGTCACCGAACTGATGGCGCGCCCGCTGCTCAACATGCACTGGCCGCAGCTGGCCGGGTTCGTGCAGCCGCTCGGCGGCGAGTACGCGGCCCGCCGCACTCTGCTGGAGCAGCTGCCCTTCCCCGTCGGCTACGGCGTGGAGCTGGGCATGCTGGTCGACGCCCTGCACCTGGTGGGTCTGGACGCCCTGGCCCAGGTGGACGTCGGGGTGCGCAAGCACCGCCACCAGGACGGCCAGGCGCTGGGCCGGATGGCGGCCGCCATCTACCGCACCGCGCAGCTGCGGCTGGCCCGCGGGCATCTGATCCGCCCGTCCCTCACCCAGTTCGAGCGCAGCGGGGACGGCTTCGAGCCGCGCACCTACTCGGTGGACACCGAGGAACGCCCGCCGATGGCGGAGATCGCGGAGTACGCGACCCGCAAGGTCGCGTGA
- a CDS encoding alpha,alpha-trehalose-phosphate synthase (UDP-forming), protein MASTHDTAARTAEVLVASNRGPVSYEVGEDGSLHAKRGGGGLVSGLSAIGPDAGALWVCSALSDGDREAVRRGVGEDGVRMLAVPADVHADAYNGIANSVLWFVHHLLYQTPLEPAFDAEFRRRWASYETYNRAFAQALAEEAADGAAVLVQDYHLCLVPGMLRELRPDLRIGHFSHTPWAPVDYFALLPADIREQLLHGMLGADRLGFLTRRWADAFAACCTEFAGGPGKTRIGVHGLGADADFLRERAHRPDVDERLAELRTEIGEGRKAIVRVDRTELSKNIVRGLLAYRQLLEDRPQWRERVVHVAFAYPSRQDLAVYRDYMAEVQRLSEEINEQYGTPGWTPVLLNLKDDFARSLAAYRLADVALVNPIRDGMNLVAKEVPVVSEEGCALVLSREAGAYWELRDDAITVNPYDILETARALHEGLSMEPQERAERTKRLAAAATALPPAKWFLDQLTALREIQPA, encoded by the coding sequence ATGGCTTCCACGCACGACACTGCCGCCCGTACCGCCGAGGTGCTGGTCGCGTCCAACCGCGGCCCCGTCTCCTACGAGGTCGGCGAGGACGGCTCGCTGCACGCGAAACGCGGTGGCGGCGGGCTGGTCTCCGGCCTGTCGGCCATCGGGCCCGACGCGGGCGCCCTCTGGGTGTGCTCGGCGCTCTCCGACGGCGACCGGGAGGCGGTCCGGCGCGGGGTGGGCGAGGACGGCGTGCGCATGCTGGCCGTCCCGGCCGACGTGCACGCCGACGCCTACAACGGCATCGCGAACTCCGTGCTGTGGTTCGTGCACCACCTGCTCTACCAGACACCGCTGGAGCCCGCCTTCGACGCGGAGTTCCGCCGTCGATGGGCGTCGTACGAGACCTACAACCGGGCGTTCGCGCAGGCACTGGCGGAGGAGGCCGCGGACGGCGCGGCCGTCCTGGTCCAGGACTACCACCTGTGCCTGGTCCCCGGGATGCTCCGCGAGCTCCGCCCCGACCTGCGGATCGGCCACTTCTCGCACACGCCGTGGGCGCCCGTGGACTACTTCGCGCTGCTGCCCGCGGACATCCGCGAGCAGCTGCTGCACGGCATGCTCGGCGCCGACCGCCTTGGCTTCCTCACCCGCCGCTGGGCGGACGCGTTCGCCGCGTGCTGCACGGAGTTCGCGGGCGGACCGGGCAAGACGCGGATCGGGGTGCACGGTCTGGGCGCCGACGCCGACTTCCTGCGCGAGCGCGCGCACCGGCCGGACGTCGACGAACGGCTGGCGGAGCTCCGCACGGAGATCGGCGAGGGACGCAAGGCGATCGTGCGGGTCGACCGCACCGAGCTGTCGAAGAACATCGTGCGCGGGCTGCTGGCCTACCGGCAGCTCCTCGAGGACCGGCCGCAGTGGCGCGAGCGGGTCGTCCACGTGGCGTTCGCCTACCCCTCGCGCCAGGACCTCGCCGTCTACCGCGACTACATGGCCGAGGTGCAGCGCCTCTCCGAGGAGATCAACGAGCAGTACGGCACCCCGGGCTGGACCCCGGTCCTGCTGAACCTCAAGGACGACTTCGCCCGCTCCCTGGCCGCCTACCGGCTGGCGGACGTGGCCCTGGTGAACCCGATCCGCGACGGCATGAACCTGGTCGCCAAGGAGGTCCCGGTGGTCTCCGAGGAGGGCTGCGCGCTGGTCCTGTCCCGGGAGGCCGGGGCCTACTGGGAGCTGCGCGACGACGCGATCACGGTGAACCCGTACGACATCCTGGAGACCGCCCGCGCCCTGCACGAGGGGCTGAGCATGGAGCCGCAGGAGCGGGCCGAGCGCACGAAGCGGCTGGCGGCCGCGGCGACCGCGCTGCCCCCGGCCAAGTGGTTCCTGGACCAGCTGACCGCCCTGCGGGAGATTCAGCCGGCCTGA
- the otsB gene encoding trehalose-phosphatase, with protein MGTHETHSTEPGSSTPPVPVTAAGRDALDAITGRPSDALVALDFDGTLAPIVEDPKDARPHPDAVPVLAELAPKVAAVAVVTGRPAEVAVQHGGFAGVEGLEHLCVLGHYGAERWDARTGALTAPAPHPGVAAVRAELPRVLAAAGDRPGVSVEEKGGRAVAVHTRRADDPRAAFEALRAPLAELAARHGLIVEPGRMVLELRPPGMDKGVALLEHVRETGARSVLYAGDDLGDLPAFAAVEKLRADGVPGLLVCSGSAEVGELAARADLVVDGPAGVVGLLRWLAGQAG; from the coding sequence ATGGGCACCCACGAGACGCACTCCACGGAACCCGGCTCCTCCACCCCTCCCGTTCCGGTGACCGCGGCGGGCCGTGACGCGCTCGACGCGATCACCGGCCGGCCGTCCGACGCCCTCGTCGCGCTCGACTTCGACGGCACCCTCGCGCCGATCGTCGAGGACCCGAAGGACGCCCGGCCGCATCCCGACGCCGTTCCCGTGCTCGCGGAGCTCGCGCCGAAGGTCGCCGCCGTGGCCGTCGTCACGGGGCGGCCCGCCGAGGTCGCCGTGCAGCACGGCGGGTTCGCCGGGGTCGAAGGGCTGGAGCACCTCTGCGTCCTCGGCCACTACGGCGCCGAACGCTGGGACGCCCGGACCGGCGCCCTCACCGCGCCGGCTCCGCACCCCGGAGTGGCCGCGGTCCGTGCCGAACTCCCGCGGGTGCTGGCCGCCGCAGGCGACCGGCCGGGCGTCTCGGTCGAGGAGAAGGGGGGCCGGGCCGTCGCCGTCCACACCCGCCGCGCCGACGACCCCCGGGCCGCCTTCGAGGCCCTGCGGGCGCCCCTCGCCGAACTCGCCGCCCGGCACGGCCTGATCGTCGAACCCGGCCGGATGGTCCTGGAGCTGCGCCCGCCGGGCATGGACAAGGGCGTCGCCCTGCTGGAGCACGTCCGCGAGACCGGCGCGCGCTCGGTCCTCTACGCCGGCGACGACCTCGGCGACCTGCCCGCCTTCGCCGCCGTGGAGAAGCTCCGCGCGGACGGCGTCCCCGGACTGCTGGTGTGCAGCGGCAGCGCCGAGGTCGGCGAACTCGCGGCCCGCGCGGACCTCGTCGTCGACGGTCCCGCCGGGGTCGTCGGGCTGCTGAGGTGGCTGGCCGGTCAGGCCGGCTGA
- a CDS encoding DUF3263 domain-containing protein — protein sequence MEHADEERRARAEGLGAAERGILALEGRGFSGPGAKERAIREELDLSPVRYYQLLNALLDDPRALAHDPVTVNRLRRVRETRRGERQ from the coding sequence ATGGAGCACGCGGACGAGGAGCGACGGGCACGCGCCGAGGGGCTCGGCGCGGCCGAGCGGGGGATCCTCGCCCTGGAGGGGCGCGGATTCTCCGGCCCGGGCGCCAAGGAACGGGCGATACGCGAGGAGCTGGACCTGTCCCCGGTCCGCTACTACCAGCTGCTCAACGCCCTCCTGGACGACCCCCGGGCCCTCGCCCACGACCCGGTCACGGTGAACCGGCTGCGCCGGGTCAGGGAGACCCGGCGCGGCGAGCGGCAGTAG
- a CDS encoding ROK family protein yields MRHVIALDVGGTGMKAALVGADGTLLHQDRRPTGRERGPDAVVAGILDFAADLRGHGVQRYGEPAAAAGVAVPGIVDEANGVAAYAANLGWRDVPLRALLADRLGAPVALGHDVRTGGLAEGRIGAARGADRFLFVALGTGIAGAIGVDGRVEAGAHGFAGEIGHIVVRPGGSPCPCGQQGCLERFASASAVSQAWAAACGDPEADAADCAKAVTSGDPNAVRIWQGAVDALADGLVTALTLLDPRTLVIGGGLAEAGATLFTPLRDAVRRRVTFQKLPEIVPAALGDSAGCLGAGLLAWDLLNSTDGTEVTP; encoded by the coding sequence GTGAGACATGTCATCGCCCTCGACGTGGGCGGCACCGGGATGAAGGCCGCCCTGGTCGGCGCGGACGGCACACTGCTGCACCAGGACCGCCGGCCGACCGGCCGCGAGCGGGGACCCGACGCGGTCGTCGCCGGCATCCTCGACTTCGCCGCCGACCTGCGCGGACACGGCGTCCAGAGGTACGGCGAACCCGCCGCGGCGGCCGGTGTCGCCGTGCCCGGCATCGTCGACGAGGCGAACGGCGTCGCCGCCTACGCGGCCAACCTGGGCTGGCGGGACGTACCCCTGCGCGCCCTGCTCGCCGACCGCCTCGGCGCTCCCGTCGCCCTCGGGCACGACGTGCGCACCGGCGGCCTCGCCGAGGGCCGGATCGGGGCGGCCCGGGGCGCGGACCGGTTCCTCTTCGTCGCGCTGGGCACCGGCATCGCCGGCGCCATCGGCGTCGACGGCCGGGTCGAGGCGGGCGCCCACGGGTTCGCGGGGGAGATCGGCCACATCGTCGTACGCCCCGGCGGCAGCCCGTGCCCCTGCGGGCAGCAGGGCTGTCTCGAACGGTTCGCGTCGGCGTCCGCCGTGAGCCAGGCCTGGGCGGCCGCCTGCGGGGACCCGGAGGCGGACGCGGCGGACTGCGCGAAAGCCGTCACGTCCGGCGACCCGAACGCCGTCCGGATCTGGCAGGGGGCCGTGGACGCGCTCGCCGACGGCCTGGTCACCGCCCTCACCCTGCTGGACCCCCGCACGCTCGTCATCGGCGGAGGCCTCGCCGAGGCGGGCGCGACACTCTTCACCCCGCTGAGGGACGCGGTCCGCCGGCGGGTGACCTTCCAGAAGCTGCCGGAGATAGTCCCGGCGGCCCTGGGCGACAGCGCGGGCTGCCTGGGCGCGGGCCTCCTGGCCTGGGATCTCCTCAACTCAACCGACGGTACGGAGGTAACACCCTGA
- the nagA gene encoding N-acetylglucosamine-6-phosphate deacetylase produces the protein MATPPGARGTARTATTHPQPATGARSRVLTGARVVLPTGTVPDGRVTIDGTRIAPNAPHGTPRGAATELDATGHWLVPGFVDLHNHGGGGASFSGTAEEVRKAIHTHRLHGTTTLVASTVTDEMDVLVRQAGLLSELAEQGDLAGIHFEGPFISPCRKGAHSEGLLRHPDPADVRKLIDAARGQARMVTLATELPGGLDSVRLLAEHGVIAAVGHTDATYEQTVQAIEAGATVATHLFNAMPPLGHRAPGPIAALLEDERVTVELINDGTHLHPAALELAFRHAGPGRVAFITDAMDAAGIGDGRYLLGPLEVEVSEGVARLVEGGSIAGSTLTQDRAFQRAVTIDRLAVEDVVAALSANPARLLGIDDRVGSLEPGKDADLVLLDENFELKGVMRKGDWVIDPQLA, from the coding sequence ATGGCCACCCCTCCAGGGGCGCGGGGAACTGCGCGAACAGCCACGACGCATCCGCAGCCCGCGACCGGCGCACGCAGTCGGGTACTCACCGGCGCGAGGGTGGTGCTCCCCACCGGCACGGTCCCCGACGGCCGCGTCACGATCGACGGCACCCGCATCGCGCCGAACGCCCCGCACGGGACCCCCCGGGGCGCCGCGACGGAGCTCGACGCGACGGGCCACTGGCTGGTCCCCGGCTTCGTGGACCTGCACAACCACGGCGGCGGCGGAGCCTCCTTCTCCGGCACCGCCGAGGAGGTGCGCAAGGCCATCCACACCCACCGGCTGCACGGCACCACCACCCTCGTCGCCTCGACCGTGACCGACGAGATGGACGTCCTGGTCCGCCAGGCCGGACTGCTGAGCGAGCTCGCCGAACAGGGCGACCTCGCCGGCATCCACTTCGAGGGCCCCTTCATCTCGCCCTGCCGCAAGGGCGCGCACTCCGAGGGACTGCTGCGCCACCCGGACCCGGCGGACGTGCGCAAGCTGATCGACGCGGCGCGCGGACAGGCCCGCATGGTGACCCTGGCGACGGAACTCCCCGGCGGACTGGACTCCGTACGGCTCCTCGCCGAGCACGGTGTGATCGCCGCCGTCGGCCACACGGACGCGACGTACGAGCAGACGGTTCAGGCCATCGAGGCCGGAGCCACCGTGGCCACGCACCTCTTCAACGCCATGCCGCCCCTCGGCCACCGCGCCCCCGGCCCGATCGCAGCGCTCCTGGAGGACGAGCGGGTCACGGTCGAGCTCATCAACGACGGCACCCACCTGCACCCGGCCGCGCTGGAGCTGGCGTTCCGTCACGCGGGCCCCGGCCGGGTGGCGTTCATCACGGACGCGATGGACGCGGCCGGCATCGGCGACGGCCGCTATCTGCTCGGTCCGCTGGAGGTCGAGGTCAGCGAGGGCGTGGCCCGGCTGGTGGAGGGCGGCTCGATCGCCGGCTCCACCCTCACCCAGGACCGTGCCTTCCAGCGGGCGGTGACGATCGACCGGCTCGCCGTCGAGGACGTGGTGGCCGCCCTGTCCGCCAACCCGGCACGGCTGCTGGGCATCGACGACCGGGTGGGCTCGCTGGAGCCCGGCAAGGACGCCGATCTGGTCCTGCTGGACGAGAACTTCGAGCTCAAGGGCGTGATGCGCAAGGGCGACTGGGTGATCGATCCCCAACTGGCCTGA
- a CDS encoding 1-phosphofructokinase family hexose kinase: MILTVTLNTALDLTYHVPELRAHRSHRVGDVQERPGGKGLNVARVLAALGHEVTVTGFTGGVTGRVVQDLLTRTPGVVDALVPVGGTTRRTVAVVDMRSGDTTRLDEPGPVIASAEWSAFQEAYEGLLAGADAVALCGSLPPGVPVGAYAALVRTARAAGVPVLLDTSGEPLRRGVAARPDIVKPNAGELAELTGSHEPSRATLDARRRGAQSVVASLGAQGLVAATPEGRWRATPPHRVHGNPTGAGDSVVAGLLSGLLERLPWPERLSRAAALSAATVASPVAGEFDHPTYEALMGLISVNNEVLAS, from the coding sequence GTGATCCTCACCGTCACCCTCAACACCGCGCTCGACCTCACCTACCACGTGCCCGAGCTGCGCGCGCACCGCTCGCACCGGGTCGGCGACGTACAGGAGCGGCCCGGCGGCAAGGGGCTGAACGTCGCCCGGGTGCTGGCGGCCCTCGGCCACGAGGTGACGGTGACCGGTTTCACCGGCGGCGTCACCGGGCGGGTCGTCCAGGACCTGCTCACCCGCACGCCCGGCGTCGTCGACGCGCTGGTGCCGGTCGGCGGGACCACCCGCCGCACGGTCGCCGTCGTCGACATGCGCTCCGGCGACACGACCCGGCTCGACGAACCCGGCCCGGTCATCGCGTCCGCCGAGTGGTCGGCGTTCCAGGAGGCCTACGAGGGGCTGCTCGCCGGCGCCGACGCGGTCGCCCTGTGCGGCAGTCTGCCGCCGGGTGTGCCGGTGGGCGCCTACGCGGCGCTGGTGCGCACGGCACGGGCCGCGGGCGTCCCGGTACTGCTGGACACGAGCGGGGAGCCGCTGCGCCGGGGGGTCGCCGCCCGCCCGGACATCGTCAAGCCGAACGCCGGCGAACTGGCCGAACTCACCGGCTCCCACGAGCCGTCGCGGGCCACCCTCGACGCCCGCAGGCGCGGGGCGCAGTCCGTGGTCGCCTCCCTGGGCGCGCAGGGCCTGGTCGCCGCCACCCCGGAGGGCCGCTGGCGCGCCACGCCGCCCCATCGTGTCCACGGCAACCCGACGGGTGCGGGCGACTCGGTGGTCGCGGGCCTGCTCTCCGGTCTGCTGGAACGCCTCCCCTGGCCGGAGCGCCTGTCCCGCGCGGCCGCCCTCTCCGCGGCGACCGTGGCATCCCCGGTGGCCGGCGAGTTCGACCACCCCACGTATGAGGCGTTGATGGGGCTAATTTCAGTCAATAATGAAGTATTAGCATCATAA